Below is a genomic region from Diabrotica undecimpunctata isolate CICGRU chromosome 7, icDiaUnde3, whole genome shotgun sequence.
AAGCTGTTTCACTGTTATgtcatctattccagctgctttaccgcttttcatttttgtaattgtcgattctacttcttccaaAACGACTGTTAAGGTcagttgagtttaatattaaatcttgtaatagtattaatcttagctttaggtttaatatatataataacataTATTTTTAGTACCCTGTCATCAGTGCCATGGGCATTCTAAAAAAGGCAGCGGCTTTGGTTAACAAGGATTACGGTTTGGATCCGAAAATAGCCGATACTATTGCTTGTGCTGCAGACGAAGTAATTTCAGGAAAACTGTACTGTGATCATTTCCCCTTAGTTATTTGGCAAACCGGCTCTGGTACTCAAACGAATATGAATAGTAATGAAGTTATAAGCAATAGAGCCATAGGTAAAaacgtttaatttaaaataattgcaaAACGTCACGAAATAGATTGAATAAGTTAAGTCAAAAGAATTTAACAAATTGTTAtgctaacttaaatttttttaaagttttctagTCAATTCTGATTGATGTTATAATAGTTGTCAATAAGTAATTGTTTGACTTATCAATTTTTGTGGTAATCAGCTCTATATTAACTCGCCAAATATGCAGATTGATATTGTTTTATGTATAATCATGTTTAACTTCATATTCACTATACCCAAAAGATCATTGTGATGGAAACCTTATACTCCATTCGCTATCAAATTCCTGTCAATTTGTAAGAATAGTTGTACTGAACACTCCATATTATATCTATAGACTTCAGTGTAGTCAAGACAGTCCTTTATCCCTATTTCTCTGACTTCTATATCTACATATTTACTTATATTCATTCACATTAAAATATGATTGCTGACATACTGTCATCAAGTCACTTCAATTACATCTGGCATACTCAACTTATCTACCAATCCTCCCAGTTTTAGAATGTTATTCCTTGTTGATTGAACATTtagatcttcttcttagagtgccatatccctacggaacgtcggcgactaccatgcttataatattgttatactgatctcggtcttgcgctacgtgtagcaattggtccgctgtcaaacctgtccactgccgcaaattcctcaaccaagagagtttcttccgtcctatccatttctttccttcgattttaccgttgagaattagccgaaggaactcatatcttggtcctctgattatatgtccaagatattctagtttacgcctcttaataatatttaatagagttcgttgatgtcccattcttcgaagaacttcttcgtttctggttctgctagtccatggaatttttagtatccttcgatacaaccacatctcaaacgcctcgattttattcatgatatcggcgtttaaagtccaagtttcacatctatacaaaagtacagaccacacgtaacatcttttcacggatttccaaatttaatgagttattggataatagaggcttgaatttttgaaatgagtttcttgcctgttcaattctacattgaatttcgaaggatggatccagattttgggtaatccaacatccaaggtatttgaatctctgaactctctgcagcggttgttggtttaatattgtaacgaaattattttgcctaccatagggtaagaataTAGGGGTAGAAAAATTGGGGGCAGAAACTAAAGGGTTGAGAAAGgacaagcaaaacaatcgttactgatgcgaacggcactcagggggttgctggagagctggggtcgtggataagttaaaataaatgggtcggattggggtatctacacaatgaatgaaataaaaaggttacttacataaatctcctggacaaatgggcaaaaaaagacaagaagaaatacctctagctatttaaaatggacgccgcttcgagaaaacttcctgctggaggaaagaaagtttcttccttcctaaaaagtaaacatacaaaaaggttaggagattttctaaactaaaataaacaaaggatcagagaaacaaatcaaacgtttatttttgtctcatacaaatagttatcaaacataaaaatggcacaaaaaatatactatataaatagttgccaaatacagaataaaaaacttacatgtgtccgtttacaaacttcgtttacaaaggggttggagatactacaaaacttacaaatgttatcgcccagagattaacctttttttaaacaaacaaaacaaatgaatatcgaaaagaacaaagctagctgtcatatgttaacattatattaaaaaaaaacaataaaatgacagctgttaaaccataaaatttacaatttattattattacaaatcctttaagttttaatgaaagcaattattgttttagcaaaaaaatgtctgtctttactttaaaattaaaatgttaattgttacctgatttcactgtttagcacttaacttgcaaaaaaaacttgttaacatctatgggactggagctgcaaaggacataactctcaacttgaataaaaataaaccatttccatacgtaggcaggaacgattggaacagaaacttgatggaggaaatcaagctgtcgacggggacattctatataaacattttccaaatttcatcagtgccggtgtactgcacaaatcttatgggtgattactctgatctaaactgccacattgcatagagtatcatcaccttaacgggtcttaagatattacacaaaaaaaattgaatcgactcgcgattcaaaatctcttctgtctgctctgcttggggcttaaatgtcgactcccTGATGccatacattttacaaatttcaacgcaaaaataaatttccctttacgtctcacagctagtttttgcctacaaacttaaaacaaacaatctacccttttttgacctcgttcttagcaacgaaccgacaaaaaacttcttgagtatttacttttaaattggttaactggaaattttttacctcacaatacatacagagaataggggaatattaatgtaaacaaagacaaaaaaatattctcagttaatacttcttagaaaaaccgtatacctgacttgcaatattatattaggggactcgaaacaacttttaaatattccagtttattgcgttttaacgacaaaagacaaaaacagctgaataccaaaacttgatatttaggatctcaacttaaaatgccataatatattgatcgttttaaaattcatttgcaaacagaaaaacgaaaatattccaccaaatttaaaacgctacaatatcagttgggttgcgccgattccactttactggtcaccatgtatttagttttatcgatatttatcgacagtccccaatttgtgcattccatgtcaactctattgattagctcctacagatcgtcgatgttttcagctagaatcccAGTATCGTCGGCAGACGAGAACATTTAGATAAAGCATACTAAATCTAAACTACATCTAAAGCTACTAATCTAAACATTTAGATAAAGCATACTAAACTTAGGACTATTATTAGGATACATTAATGTGTATCCAATCTAAATGGAATTTGAAGCTTACattgattattgattttattaaaactttaccTTAACTGTCACTTACCTATCTTATGTTCATTCTCAAAAATTACATTACTTATTTTtacgaaataaaatataaattttatattttatttcgaaaaccTTTTATTACATAACAAAACTTATATTTGTCTATTTGATAGAAATACTTGGTGGAAAACTTGGATCCAAAACACCCGTCCATCCTAACGATCACGTTAACAAGGGACAGAGCAGTAACGACACTTTTCCCACTGCCATGCACATCGCTGTAGCCTTGGAAATCGAACATACTCTTATGCCAGGCCTGAAGATGTTACACGACGGTCTGGATAAAAAAGCGAAAGAatttaaagacattattaaaatagGCAGAACTCATACGCAGGATGCAGTACCATTAACTTTGGGTCAAGAATTTAGTGGTTACACTCAACAAATTTGTTTCGGCATTGATAGAGTTTGTGACACTTTACCAAGGTTAGTACCTGCTTATGGAAATAAAATTGTTAACCAttctaataattattaatatttagagAGTCGACtgcaaaattatatttttaaatttgatttgttttcattTAACTTAAAATAACTTGTTTGTATTTTAGGCTAAGGATGTTAGCTTTGGGTGGTACCGCCGTTGGTACAGGTTTAAACACCAACAAAGGATTTGCGGAAAAATCTGCAGCAAAAATATCTGAACTAACCGGCTTGCCGTTCACAACAGCTCCTAATAAATTCGAAGCACTCGCTGCTCGCGATGCTATGGTAGAAGTATCTGGAGCCTTAAACGTTCTTGCTGTATCTATTATGAAGATCGCGAATGATATCAGGTAATGAAATCTTAACTTTTTTGATAGTAACGTGGTACTAGTGCCTAGGTATACGTTTGCTTTATTATCTTCTTTGGATGAAATCAGACTGTTATTCTGTACACGACTTAAGTAACGTAAGTCGCCATGGGGAAATAGCTGGTAGCGATAAAATTGCCGTGTATGCATTTTGGAGAATTTGTGAAAAGTGAGCATTCTATTCTCAAACATCTTTTAATCTAAGGTAATGCCAGTGGAAATTCCAAAATGATTTACTGATTTACCCCATTGAACATGTGAAAATTGTTAAATACCGTCGATTTCATGGAGGATAAACAaaacatgaaaaataaaagaactgatgTCAAAAACGATCTCATCAATTTAGCAACAGAAAAACTTCAACAACTCAACATAAACTAACCTAATATAACATTAACATTTctcatttttttaggtttttaggttctGGTCCCAGGTGTGGACTAGGAGAATTATTGCTTCCAGAAAATGAACCAGGTAGCTCAATAATGCCAGGTAAAGTTAACCCCACCCAATGCGAAGCCATCACCATGGTAGCAGCTCAAGTGATCGGAAACCATGTAGCAGTCACTATTGGTGGTGCCAACGGACATTTTGAACTAAACGTTTTCAAGCCAATGATTGTGTCAAACGTGCTAAGATCCATAAGATTATTAGGCGACAGTTGCACATGCTTTACAAAGAATTGTGTCAACGGTATTGTCGCCAATAAGGAGAGAATCCATAAATTGCTACATGAAAGTCTTATGTTAGTAACGGCGTTGAATCCTCATATTGGATATGATAAAGCTGCTCAGATTGCCAAAACAGCGCATAAAGAACATTCTACGTTGAAGAAAACGGCTGTAAAATTGAATATGCTTACAGAACAACAATTCGATGAATGGGTTAAGCCAGAGAAAATGCTTGGACCGAAATAAGATATCGTGAacagtatatttatttataaaattcgattattaaatttatattacaatatgaaatattttttaataatttagtaagGATCTGCCGAGACTCCTGGCCATTATTAGTTATCAAGTAAATGCTAGGCATTGGTGTTTCTTGAGATAtgcagtgtttttttttgttttcacgGAGATCGACACAACCTGAAtcaattttctcatatttttactTTCTATGTGAATAAAAAAAAAGGCTCAGCGCAATTTCTCTATTTTGATAGACCTGTAGAAGTATCTGGAGCCTTAAACGTTCTTGCTGTGTCTATTATGAAGATCGCGAATGGTATCAGGTAATGAAATATTAACTTAACTTAACTACTAGTACCTATAACTTAACTACTATACGTTTGCTTTATCTTCTTTGGATGAAATCACGTACACGGTTTAAGTAACGTAAGTCGCTGGGGGTCGATGGGGAAGTAGCTGGTGGCGATAAAGCTGCCGTGTATGGATTTGTTTAGCATTTTGGAGAGTTTGTGAAAAGTGAGCATTCTATCATTTTATTctcaaacaattttttgtaggttgagtgtacataacctaaaactgcatttttttgaaaaaaacgtTTAACTTTTCTTTGGAGGTAGCTTTTCCG
It encodes:
- the LOC140446724 gene encoding fumarate hydratase, mitochondrial-like, with the protein product MNILRRLMSGINPALSLCNAINISKHNILNSSKIRYASNEKSKGEHRIEKDSFGELKVPADKYYGAQTLRSVMNFPIGGEFERMPYPVISAMGILKKAAALVNKDYGLDPKIADTIACAADEVISGKLYCDHFPLVIWQTGSGTQTNMNSNEVISNRAIEILGGKLGSKTPVHPNDHVNKGQSSNDTFPTAMHIAVALEIEHTLMPGLKMLHDGLDKKAKEFKDIIKIGRTHTQDAVPLTLGQEFSGYTQQICFGIDRVCDTLPRLRMLALGGTAVGTGLNTNKGFAEKSAAKISELTGLPFTTAPNKFEALAARDAMVEVSGALNVLAVSIMKIANDIRFLGSGPRCGLGELLLPENEPGSSIMPGKVNPTQCEAITMVAAQVIGNHVAVTIGGANGHFELNVFKPMIVSNVLRSIRLLGDSCTCFTKNCVNGIVANKERIHKLLHESLMLVTALNPHIGYDKAAQIAKTAHKEHSTLKKTAVKLNMLTEQQFDEWVKPEKMLGPK